TCTTTTCCTGATAGTCGCCGGTTTTTTCGAGCATGTCCGTTCCTCTCCTTCGTGTCCGGATTCTCATGGAAGGGGGACCTCGTCATAACTTGTCCGCCCGCCGCATACGAATCATTATAGCAAACCGGAACGCCGGCCGTCCGGTTTTTGAATGGATGCATGAAAAGGAGATGCGTGGAAAATGAAGCAATATATCGCAGCCAACCAGATGACGCTTGTCGGCAAAGCCTGGGAAATCCGCCACCGGCTGAAAACGATTGCGAAGCAAAACTGCCGCAAGAGCTTCAAGTCCTCGGGCACGCTCGGCGATTACCTCGGGCAGCTCAGCCCTCGCGAACGTTAAAAAACCGTCCCTATAAACCAAACCATCTTCATGGCTTTCAGGGACGGCGAATGCCCGCTATAGCAGCGTCCTTTTCTCGCCTCGGATACGAATAAGGAGCCGTTATTTGCTGCTGTTAACCCGCGCCGCGAAATCAGTCACCACTTTCGTAAATAGCTGCGGGCTTTCGACATGGCTCATATGTCCGCCTTTTTCAAAGATATAAAGCTGCGAGCCCGGAATGTTCTCCTCCATTTCCGCCGCCCAGCGCGGGCCGCAGTTGAAATCATGCTCGCCGGCCAGAATGAGCGCCGGAGTCTGGATCGCAGTCAAAACGTCCCTGATATCCCACATATGCGGCTTCCGATTCGGATCGACGGTAAAATCCAGACCGGCTTTCCACTCCTCCACTTCTTCCGGAAGGCTCCAATAATTACCGAAGAAGGCGGGTAACAACCGGCGCAAAACGAGTAAGGTCGATTCCCGGTCCTGCGCTGCGCCAGTTATTAAGTCCATCCACGCCTGCTTCGCATCCTGAGCTTCCTGGCGATCGGGCCAGCGCTGGGCATAAAGCTCGATTTGCCGAACCTGCTCCATCCCAAGATCCGGTCCCATACATGGAGCGCCGCTGTAGACGATCAGCCCTCCGAGCTCATCCGGGTAATCGAGCGCATATTGAAGTCCGACGAAGCCTCCATGCGAATGTCCCATGAAGTAGGGCTTTCGAGCTCCGATGTGCTCTGCAACTTTATGCGCGTAATAGGCGTACCTCGTCATAGCGTAATCTCCGTCCGGCAGCATGCCCGAATTCCCCGTGCCTACGGGCTCGATATAGACAACCGTCATGGATTGTTCAAGCAGCGACATACGCATATAATTCCAATGAAAACCGGGGCCGCCAGGATGGACCAGACAAACCGGCCCGCTGCCGGCGATATGAAAGCATTGTTCCACTCCGTCAACCGAAACCTTATACGTGTCTGGCACAAACGCGTCGTTGAAATCTTGAAGGGATGAATGGGAGAAAGATGATGTCATATACGATTGCCTTCTTTCGATGTTTATATATTTTGAAGTCGAATAGAACGATTCGGGACCGGGGGGGAAATTAAAGACCGGGATAAGTAATGTAGTATTTTTTTGAGACCTCAATCAGCTTTTCGATCACTTCGGGCGTAGGCGGCTCGATGTTCGCTTCCATCCCTTCCACGTAAGGAACGCCCAATTCCCGCACAAAAGTATCAAATCCCGCCGGGTAAGCCGTAACCAGGAAACGGGCTTTCGGAGACTTTACCTTAAAGGTATGCGGAATACCGCGAGGAGCGAAAACATAATCGCCGCTTTTCACCGACAACTTCTCCGAGCCGATCGTCATCTCCATTTCTCCATCCAACATGTAAAAAGCTTCGTCCTCGTCTCTATGGATATGTAGCGGAGGACCGTCATTTTCCTTAACGGCACAATGCACCACACAAAATTCCCCGTTTGTGTCATCGCCGCTTACCAAGATGGAATTAATGTCGGTTAGAAATAAGAACGTATTTTCTTTATTATTTTTCCGATGCATCACACCTGCTTTGCTTTGGTTGTTCATCAACATCTTGACTCCTTTTTTTGGTATTCATTTTGAGTGCGATCGCAGGAATTTGAGACCGCTCATTTTTACATTAATGATTCGATTTGACATTGTCAATTTACCTCACATGAAGTTCACTAATTTTTCATGGTTTTGAGGCGATTGATTGACCGCGGTATTTGACCCCTGGTGCAGGGATTCATCGCAAAGTTGAACGCCAAATAACCCTCCAATATCGAATTGGAAGGTTTTTTAAGATCATCTATAGGTTCTTCTCTAAAAATAAATGAAGCCTCAAAATGATGCCCCTTAACCGATTTAGCCTGTTCGAGGCTGAGGCGATATTCATTCGAACCAAACGTCAGATAGATGAAGGTGGTTCTGCGAAAGCATCGGCCAAGTATCAATTTAGTTTCGAGTGAAAGAGGCTGGACCTGCAATCTAACAGGCGGCAGCCCCTTTTCGTATCTCGCTCACACGATCGTACCGGCTTCAGCCGCGGCGCGCCGCTTGGGCGATTAACTCGAGGACAAGCTCCGCCGTTTTGGCCAGGTCGGACGCCTTGATCTGTTCCTTCGTCGTATGAATATGCTCGTAGCCGATTGCCAGATTGACCGTCGGCACGCCGAGTCCGTTAAAAATATTGGCGTCGCTGCCGCCTCCGGAATGGAACGTGCTCGGCGTGCATCCGATGGCATGGATCGCCGACTTCGCCAGCTCCACCACGGGATCCCCGTCGTCGTACGAGTAGCCCGGGTACACGATCACGCTTTCGAACTCCGCCTTCGCCCCGAATTCCTCCGCCGCGCTTAAAGCGGCGGCGCGCATGGCTTCGACCTGCCGGTCGAGCTTTTCCCGCACGATGCTTCTCGCTTCGGCGTCCAGCTTGACGAAATCGCAGACGATGTTCGTCGCCCCGCCGCCCTCGAACCGGCCGATGTTGGCCGTCGTTTCGTGGTCGATACGGCCGAGCGTCATGCGGGACACCGCTTTGGAAGCAACCTGGATGGCGCTGATGCCGTCCTCGGGATTGACGCCGGCGTGAGCGGATTTGCCGAAAATTTTAATGCTGATTTTCGCCTGCGACGGCGCCGCGACGGCGATTTCGCCGATTTTGCCGTTGGAGTCGAGCGCATACCCGTATTTCGCTTCCAGCTTCGCCCGATCCATCGCTCTCGCCCCGACCAGCCCCGATTCCTCGCCGACCGTCAGAATGAACTGCACGGGGCCGTGGGGAACGTTCCGCTCCTTCAGCACCCGGATCGCCTCCAGCATCGCCGCGAGCCCGGCCTTGTCGTCGCTTCCGAGAATCGTCGTGCCGTCGCTGCGGATGTAGCCGTCGTCGTCCAGCCGCGGCTGAATGCCTTTGCCGGGTTTGACCGTGTCCATATGGGATGTAAAAAAGATCGTGTCCGCCGACTCCGAGCCTGCCGTCGCCGCAAGTTTGACGATCAAATTACCGGCGCCGTGACCGGTGAGCGCCTCCGTGCCGTCTTCCTCCACCGCAAGTCCGAGCCCGCTGAATTCCGCCTTGAGCACATCGCAAATTTGCCGTTCGTTCCCGGTCTCGCTGTCGATGCGAACCAGGCTCATAAACTGCTCCACCAGACGCTGCTGATCAATCATCGGCTTTCCTCCGTCCTCCGCTATCGTTTACAATAGGAATATGCACGAAGCTGCAATTATACCCGAAAGGAGCGTATTGGCCCTGCGTACGAATCGATTTGTGAAGATGTTCGTCTGGCTGCTGATCGTATCCATGGTGCTGTCCACCCTCTTATTCAGCATCGGCTGGATATTCGAGTAAGAGTGGCGCCCCCTCCGGCTCGCCGAACCCGAACTGCCGGCAGAAAAAGGGGACGAGCTCCCGCGCCGCGCGTTCGACCGTCATCGGAATGCCCGCCGCATCCTCGAACGACGTCACCGCGTACTCCTGGATGCCGCACGGGATAATGCCCTGAAAGCCGTCCTGCGCGATACCGGTCTTAATATTTAACGCGAAGCCGTGGCTCGTGATAAAGCCGCGCCGGGTTCGTGCTTTATTGAATTTGACGCCGATGGCGGCGATTTTCTCGTCCCCGAGCCAAACACCCGTGTATTCGGGCTTCCGCCCGCCCGCCAGGCCGTATCCGGCCAGCCAATCGATGATGGCCTGCTCCAGCGAGCGCAAATAACCGTGCAAATCGAGCCCGGCCGAATCCAGATACAGAAGCGGGTATCCGACCAGCTGTCCCGGACCGTGATAGGTAATATCCCCTCCGCGGTCGATTTGAAACAGCCCGATGCCTTTCTCGGCCAGCTGCTCTTCCGACAGGAGCAGATGCTCCGGATGCCGCTGCGAGCCGACCGTGTAGGTCGGCGGATGCTGAAGCAGGAGCAGCGTTTCCGGACGCTGCTCCTTGTCGATTTGTTTCACATACTGTTTTTGCAATTCCCACGCTTCCGCATACCCGATCATAGGCGTATACCGGATATCGAGCGTTTTGACGTTCGTCGTTTCCGCCATAGCCAGCGCCTCGCCTCAGTATAGTTTCGTATCCAAATTGAAGCTCTCAAGCGTATCCTTCACCCGCTGCAGAAAACGGCCGCAAATCACCCCGTCCAGTATCCGGTGGTCGAGCGACAGGCAGACGTTCGCCATCGAACGAACGGCGATCATGTCGTTGATAACCATGGGGCGCTTGACGATCGATTCGAATGTGATGATCGCCGCCTGCGGGTAATTGATGATCGGCTGCGTCAGGATCGAGCCGAACGAGCCGGTATTGTTGACCGTAAACGTGCCGCCCTCCATATCGGCGAGCGTCAGCTTGCCTTCGCGCGTCTTGCGCGCCAAATCGTCGATTTCCCGCGCCAGGCCGGATATCGTCTTATGCTCGGCGTTGCGGATGACCGGCGTTTTGACCGCTTCTTCCGTGCCGACCGCAAGCGAAATGTTGATGTCCCGCTTGACGATGATTTTGTCGACCGCCCAGACCGAGTTGATGATCGGGAAATCGCGAATCGCATTAACGACCGCCTTGATGAAAAAAGCCAAATACGTCAGGTTGACGCCTTCGCGTTTCATGAACTCGTCTCTCAGCTTGCTGCGCAGCAGCACGAGGTTCGTCACGTCGACCTCGATCATCATCCAGCCGTGCGGAATTTCAGTGGCGCTCTGCCGCATATTGCGGGCGATCGTGCTGCGAACCGGCGTCACGTCGATAAAATATTCGCCGCGGCCGGGGATTTGCTGGCCCTCGACCTCGATTTGCGGCTGACGCGTCGGCTGCGTCAAATGCAGCCCCGTCGTACGGACCGGCACGTGCGCTTCGGCACCCGGAACCGGCTGCGAAACGCTCGCGGCGGTCGACCGCGCCCCCGGCTGTGCCGTTTGCCCGGCGGCGCCGGATGCGATGTACGCCAGCACGTCCTTGCGCGTGACACGTCCCCCAAGACCCGTGCCGTGCAGGTGCGCCGGATTGATGCCGTGCTCGGCCGCCAGCTGCAGCACCGCGGGCGAGAAGCGGGCGCGCGCCCCCGCTTCGCCTGTGGTTTGCAGAGCTGCGGCGGGTGCTGTCGGCCGGTTCTCCGCGTCGGCGCCGCCGGCTGCAGACGGCACCGATGCCGCATATGCCGGCGCTTCGCCGCCGGCCGAACCGTCTTCGGTCTCGATGAGACAGACGGGCGTGCCGACCGGCACCGTTTCGCCTTCGCCGACCAATATTTTAACGAGCGTACCCTTCAAGGTGGACGGCAGCTCCGCATTGACTTTATCCGTAATCATTTCGCAAATCGGTTCATATACGTCGACCGGATCGCCCGGCTGCTTCAGCCATTTGTCGATTGTCGCCGAAACGAGCGACTCCGCCAGCTGGGGCACGACGATCTCCGTCACCGTTTTCATCGCTACCACTCCCGAACGATTTTAATATAATGCAAGATTACGCATCGCATCTTTCAATTTGTCCTTGTTCAGCATAAAAAATTTCTCGCCCGGCGGATTGATCGGCATGGCCGGTACGTCGGGCCCGCAAAGCCGCATGATCGGCGCATCCAGCTCGTAAAGCATCTCTTCCGCGATCATTGCCGCCACTTCGGCGCCGACGCCCCCGAACTTGTTGTCCTCGTGCACGATCAGCACCTTTCCGGTGCGCCGAGCCGCCTCCAGCACGCCTTCCTTGTCGAGCGGCTGCAGCGTGCGCAGATCGAGAATATGCGCGGAAATGCCCTCCTCCGCCAGCTCTCCGGCCGCCTCCATCGCAAAATGAAGCGGCAGGCTGTAGCTGATGACGGTAATATCGTCGCCTTCGCGCAGGACGTTCGATTTGCCGATCGGTACCGTATAATCCGTATCCGGAACGTCGCCGGAGACAAGCTTGTAGCACTTTTTGTTTTCGAAGTACAAGACCGGATCGGGATCGCGCACGGCCGCCTTCAACAGGCCTTTCGCATCGTAAGCCGTATAGGGCGCGACGATCTTAAGCCCCGGCGTGCCGAAAAAGACCGATTCGGGACATTGCGAATGATATAAGCCGCCGAAAATACCGCCGCCGATCGGCGCGCGGACCACAAGCGGACAACTCCAATCGTTGTTCGAACGGTAGCGGATCTTCGCCGCTTCGCTAATAATCTGGTTCGTGGCCGGAAACATGAAGTCGGAATACTGCATTTCCGCGATCGGCTTCATGCCGTACATGGCCGCCCCGATCGCGACGCCCGCAATCGCGGATTCGGACAAGGGCGTATCAAGCGCGCGCATGCCGCCGAACTGCTCCAGCAGCCCTTTTGTCGTCGTGAACACGCCGCCTTTGGCGCCGACGTCCTCGCCGAGCACGAACACGTCTTCGTCGCGTTCCATCTCCTCTTTCATGGCCAGCCGAATCGCATCGATATAGTCCATCACCGGCATGTCAGCGCCCCCCTCCGGCGTTGCCGCCTTCTGCATATACGTGCCTCAGGATATCCTCCGGGGCCGGGAACGGCGCTTTATCGCCGTATTCGGTCGCTTCGTCGAGCATCGCCCGGATTTCCTGCTGCAGCGCGGCATCCCGGTCTTCGTCCCAAATGCCGATGTCCATCAAATATTGTTTATATTTCGGAAGCCCGTCCTTCGCCCGGTTCTCGTCAACCTCTTCCTTCGTCCGGTAGGCAAGATCGTTGTCCGAGGTCGAATGCGGCGACAATCGGTACATTGCCGCTTCGATCAGCGTCGGACCTTCACCTGCGACGGCGCGCTGCCGTGCTTCTTTTACCAGCCGGTAAACCTCGAGCGGGTCGTTGCCGTCGACGCGGAAGCCGGGGAAGCCGTAGCCGATCGCACGTTCGTACACGCTGCCCGCCACCTGGCGGTGAAGCGGCGTGGAAATCGCGTATTGATTGTTTTCGCACATGAAAATGACCGGCAGCTTATGGACGCCCGCAAAGTTGCAGCCCTCATGAAAATCGCCTTGGTTGCTGGACCCCTCGCCGAATGTCACGAACGATACGAAGTTTTTGCGCTTCATTTTCGCGGCAAGCGCGAAGCCTACGGCGTGCGGCACCTGTGTCGTTACCGGGCTCGAGCTGGTTACGATGCGCAGACGCTTATGTCCGAAATGGCCCGGCATTTGCCGGCCTCCGCTGCTCGGATCCTCGGCTTTTGCGAATACGGACAGCATGAGGTCGCGCAGCGTCATACCAACGGTCAGGACAAATCCGTAATCGCGATAATAGGGAAGAAAATAATCGGTCTCCCGGTCAAGCGCGTAAGCAGCGGCAACCTGGGCAGCCTCCTGGCCGATGCCCGATACGTGAAAATTGATTTTGCCCGCGCGCTGCAGCAGAAGCACCCTTTCGTCAAAACGGCGCGCCGTTATCATCATGCGGTACATATCGACGGCCTGTTCGTCGGAAAGGCCAAGCGTGCGATGCTTTGCCTGG
This genomic window from Paenibacillus humicola contains:
- a CDS encoding alpha/beta fold hydrolase codes for the protein MEQCFHIAGSGPVCLVHPGGPGFHWNYMRMSLLEQSMTVVYIEPVGTGNSGMLPDGDYAMTRYAYYAHKVAEHIGARKPYFMGHSHGGFVGLQYALDYPDELGGLIVYSGAPCMGPDLGMEQVRQIELYAQRWPDRQEAQDAKQAWMDLITGAAQDRESTLLVLRRLLPAFFGNYWSLPEEVEEWKAGLDFTVDPNRKPHMWDIRDVLTAIQTPALILAGEHDFNCGPRWAAEMEENIPGSQLYIFEKGGHMSHVESPQLFTKVVTDFAARVNSSK
- the mciZ gene encoding Z-ring formation inhibitor MciZ, whose product is MKQYIAANQMTLVGKAWEIRHRLKTIAKQNCRKSFKSSGTLGDYLGQLSPRER
- a CDS encoding thiamine pyrophosphate-dependent dehydrogenase E1 component subunit alpha is translated as MTQSESALRQAKHRTLGLSDEQAVDMYRMMITARRFDERVLLLQRAGKINFHVSGIGQEAAQVAAAYALDRETDYFLPYYRDYGFVLTVGMTLRDLMLSVFAKAEDPSSGGRQMPGHFGHKRLRIVTSSSPVTTQVPHAVGFALAAKMKRKNFVSFVTFGEGSSNQGDFHEGCNFAGVHKLPVIFMCENNQYAISTPLHRQVAGSVYERAIGYGFPGFRVDGNDPLEVYRLVKEARQRAVAGEGPTLIEAAMYRLSPHSTSDNDLAYRTKEEVDENRAKDGLPKYKQYLMDIGIWDEDRDAALQQEIRAMLDEATEYGDKAPFPAPEDILRHVYAEGGNAGGGR
- a CDS encoding dihydrolipoamide acetyltransferase family protein, translated to MKTVTEIVVPQLAESLVSATIDKWLKQPGDPVDVYEPICEMITDKVNAELPSTLKGTLVKILVGEGETVPVGTPVCLIETEDGSAGGEAPAYAASVPSAAGGADAENRPTAPAAALQTTGEAGARARFSPAVLQLAAEHGINPAHLHGTGLGGRVTRKDVLAYIASGAAGQTAQPGARSTAASVSQPVPGAEAHVPVRTTGLHLTQPTRQPQIEVEGQQIPGRGEYFIDVTPVRSTIARNMRQSATEIPHGWMMIEVDVTNLVLLRSKLRDEFMKREGVNLTYLAFFIKAVVNAIRDFPIINSVWAVDKIIVKRDINISLAVGTEEAVKTPVIRNAEHKTISGLAREIDDLARKTREGKLTLADMEGGTFTVNNTGSFGSILTQPIINYPQAAIITFESIVKRPMVINDMIAVRSMANVCLSLDHRILDGVICGRFLQRVKDTLESFNLDTKLY
- a CDS encoding M20/M25/M40 family metallo-hydrolase, which gives rise to MIDQQRLVEQFMSLVRIDSETGNERQICDVLKAEFSGLGLAVEEDGTEALTGHGAGNLIVKLAATAGSESADTIFFTSHMDTVKPGKGIQPRLDDDGYIRSDGTTILGSDDKAGLAAMLEAIRVLKERNVPHGPVQFILTVGEESGLVGARAMDRAKLEAKYGYALDSNGKIGEIAVAAPSQAKISIKIFGKSAHAGVNPEDGISAIQVASKAVSRMTLGRIDHETTANIGRFEGGGATNIVCDFVKLDAEARSIVREKLDRQVEAMRAAALSAAEEFGAKAEFESVIVYPGYSYDDGDPVVELAKSAIHAIGCTPSTFHSGGGSDANIFNGLGVPTVNLAIGYEHIHTTKEQIKASDLAKTAELVLELIAQAARRG
- a CDS encoding alpha-ketoacid dehydrogenase subunit beta, producing MPVMDYIDAIRLAMKEEMERDEDVFVLGEDVGAKGGVFTTTKGLLEQFGGMRALDTPLSESAIAGVAIGAAMYGMKPIAEMQYSDFMFPATNQIISEAAKIRYRSNNDWSCPLVVRAPIGGGIFGGLYHSQCPESVFFGTPGLKIVAPYTAYDAKGLLKAAVRDPDPVLYFENKKCYKLVSGDVPDTDYTVPIGKSNVLREGDDITVISYSLPLHFAMEAAGELAEEGISAHILDLRTLQPLDKEGVLEAARRTGKVLIVHEDNKFGGVGAEVAAMIAEEMLYELDAPIMRLCGPDVPAMPINPPGEKFFMLNKDKLKDAMRNLALY
- a CDS encoding quercetin 2,3-dioxygenase, with amino-acid sequence MNNQSKAGVMHRKNNKENTFLFLTDINSILVSGDDTNGEFCVVHCAVKENDGPPLHIHRDEDEAFYMLDGEMEMTIGSEKLSVKSGDYVFAPRGIPHTFKVKSPKARFLVTAYPAGFDTFVRELGVPYVEGMEANIEPPTPEVIEKLIEVSKKYYITYPGL
- the lipB gene encoding lipoyl(octanoyl) transferase LipB, with amino-acid sequence MAETTNVKTLDIRYTPMIGYAEAWELQKQYVKQIDKEQRPETLLLLQHPPTYTVGSQRHPEHLLLSEEQLAEKGIGLFQIDRGGDITYHGPGQLVGYPLLYLDSAGLDLHGYLRSLEQAIIDWLAGYGLAGGRKPEYTGVWLGDEKIAAIGVKFNKARTRRGFITSHGFALNIKTGIAQDGFQGIIPCGIQEYAVTSFEDAAGIPMTVERAARELVPFFCRQFGFGEPEGAPLLLEYPADAE